The Ornithorhynchus anatinus isolate Pmale09 chromosome X5, mOrnAna1.pri.v4, whole genome shotgun sequence nucleotide sequence aataattattagggtatttgttaagcgcttactatgtgccaggcagtgttctaagcactggggtggatacaaaataagcaggttgaacacagtccctgttgcacatagagctcacagtcttcatacgtacataaatacataaacacaataaatacatacataaatacaattgtatgaattcattcccattttacaaaaggaagtgaggcacagagaaggtaagtgacttgcccaaggtcacagagcggacaagtggcggagctgggattagaagctttgatcttctgactcccaggcgggagctctacccactacgccatgccgcttcacagCATGGAAGGGACAGGGGGTCAAAGAGTTGGGGTCACGTAGGGATTTGCTTTCGGTGCCCTGCCAAGTCTTCCTCCAAGCCTCCCGGCCAGCTAGACCCGGGTAACTGAGTGGATTCCGCGGGAGCGTGTGCATCCACTCACCCGGAACCCATTGGCAGACAGCAGGGCACCCGGGCCAGTCGAAGAATGCGCGTTCCGTGATCCGGTCTGGGCCGCCCGGGAGGGAAGGCTCGGCCCCCAGAGCCGGGAGCAGAGCCGGGGGCAGCTGGGGCTCGGAAGCCTCCTTGCCCGGGGCCGGTTCAGCACCGGAAGGAAAGGCCCATCTCTCCGAGCTGCCAGGAGGACGGAGGGGGCAGAGCACAGGTGAAGGGTGGGCAGAGATTGACCCCAGCAAGGCCAAGATTTCTCACCCAGCCTCCACCCTcgtctcctcccattcctgtggACAGTGACCCCGCTGACCGAACTACCTCAGACCAGCCTGGGCCGGGTCTCGCCCCGGCTGGTGAAGGGAGCGGGGCCAGGCCGAGGATTCTGGCTCCCGAGACTgagtcccccgccctccccggctgGCACCGGCCCGACTCCCCAGGCCCCTGAGGGATGGGGCGGTGCCTGTTCCCGCTCGCCCGGCCTGTCCCCTCCAGCTCCCCGCCTCCCTCAGTGTCTCCCCGCATCTGTCCCCCATCCAGGTGTGTAGGAAGATCTGGCTGGGCCTGTTCGACGCTAGAACCTCCATAGTCCCAGACTCCAGAGACCCGCAGAAAGTGAAAGAATTCCTCCAGGAGAAATACGAGAAGAAGCGCTGGTAACCGGGGAGGGGCAAGTGGGCTCGGGAACTGCCTTCCCGGAGATGTCCGTCGCGCCGGGAGTCTTTCCcagcctctgtttctctcttcctttgccttctctcccttctgttcttgtcttctcttcccccacccccaccatacttgcctctcctcttccctcctctcttcgtgccgagcgctgtactaagcacttgggagagaacaataaacagacccattttctTCCCGTTATGAAGTCACTTCGCCGCtccgggccttggtttcctcatccgtaaagtgggcaTTTCATACCCGTTGTCTCTCTTGCttagatttgtgagccccacgtgggacgggctgtgtccaccctgatgatgaTGTATCTATTccaactcttaggacagtgcttggcacatagcaagtgcttaataaattccacaattctaAGTATTATAGCAGTAGCAGCCGTGGGATTTCAATCCTTCAGTggtcctctaagctgtaagctcgttgtgggcagggaatgtgtctgttgttgtatcgtactttcccaagcgcttagtacagtgctcggcacactaagctcaataaatatgatcgaatgaatgtttattgagcgcttacagtttgcagagcactctgctatgcgcttgggagagtattatgcaacagagttggttggatAGATTGAATCTATTGATTGAACACCTTCAGGGGCAAGAAAGTGTGCAACAGAAACAAGagctactccagcccagccctcacacttcgctcctccaatgccaacctcctcaccaaacctcagtctcgtctgtctcaccaccgtcgtctcgcccacgtcctgcctctggcctagaaggccctcccccctcatatccgacagaccactgctctcctcgcCTTTAAAACCtaattaaaggcccatctcctccaagaggccttccctgactaagcctctctcacctcttctcccactcctttctgcgtcgtcccgacttgctccgtttattcatccccccttcccaaccctccaGCCCTttctgtccctatctgtcatttatttctttttattaatgtctgtctcccgctctagactggaagctcactgtggacaggagacatgtctaccaactctgttatattgtgccctcccaggcgtcgagtacagtgctctgcacatagtaagcgctcaaaaatgccactgattgatggaaggcactgtacaacagaagcaagacacagtctctgcccacagggaggtgaTGCTGTAGTGGCTTATGCACTGCAACGGCTTGTTCACGCTCGTCTCTTCTGCTCTCCCGGCCTTCCCCCCCGAGTTCCCCGGAgtcgaggagaggggaaggtgatcCAAGGATACCtcgacctccctcctccctatctTCAGCTCTGGccgcccccctccactcccctcacccACCTGCTTGGGCCCTGGCTGGCCAtcgtccccctcccgccgccccgcttCAACCCTccgcctcacctcctccccgcccccaggtaCGTCCCTCCGGACCAGGTGAAGGGCCCGGCTGGCGGCAAGGTTGCCGGCACCTCCGTCCCCGGCCAGAGCTCCACCCCGGAAGTCCAACCCCTGCGGACCCTGCTGGGAGACCCCGTGCCCGCGCTGACCGTCGCCACTTCCGGCCAGGTGAGCCGCCGGCTCCGCTCTGAGgggacggcgggggcggggggcccgaagATCCGGCACCGACTGGCGGAACGGGGGGTTgctgggaacagagagggagaggtgaggtggAGCCCTGAATGGGCCCGGCTCTGGGGGACCGGCTGACCCAGTGACACCCCCACCctgatgtggggggagggggtgacagatGGGTGGATCAGCGTGGTGGGGGCGGGACCACCGCCCCGCTTCGGCGTGGTCGCTTCATTCCCGCCCACGACTTCCCCACAGACGGGGACGCTGTGGGGTCCCTTCATCCTGTTTGCGGTCCGCTTCGGGGTTCAGGAGCAGGGGCCTAGAACCGGCACCGACGGGAACTGGGTTGGGCCAGAGAAGCCAGGTTCACACGGGGGACAGTCCGAGGCGAGCTTAGCCAACACCCCCTAAAAAGTCTGGGGGCGGGAGAAGGGCGGCTTCCccaggggcaaggggaagggctTGGGCCGGTCGGGGTCCTGGAGGCCGAACGGCAACGGCGTCCTCCGGCTTCTCACCCCCAAATCCCGCCGCAGGCCCGGCTCTCCCAACACCGGGGCGCCCAGCCGGCCCCCGTCTCCTCCGCCAAGAAAGCCAGCACCGACCTGCTGGCTGACATCGGGGGGGACCCCTTCGCCGCCCCGCCCCAgcctccggcccctcccttcGCTGCCTTCCCGGCCTTCGGAGGTGagcgggggtcccgggagggggcaAGAGAAGCTGGCGGCTGCGGGGGGTGGCGTGGAGGGATACGGGTCACCACGCGCCTCTTCCTCCGAGGGGAgcagatgggaaaggggaggggagtgggtgaaCCGAGAGGAGACAGTGAGCCGAGAGGAGAAGTTGGAGGACTCTGTGGCAtttggcaatcagtcaatcagagttattcattcagtcgcatttattgagcgcttactgagtgcagagcactggactaaccgctcggaaagtacagttcagcaacagagagagacaatccctgcccacaacgggctcacggtctagaaggagggagacgggcatcaaaagaAGCAAACAGTCAACAAGAgcgtcagtataaatagaattatagagagatacacatcaaaacaagtaaacaggcattaatataaatagaattgtagatatgtacatatatacacaagggctgtgggttggggaggggttattgagccctgactatgcgcagagcactctcctaagtgcttgggagaggacggtaccacAGAAGTggcaggcccgttccctgcccagaacgagcttgcagtctagatggggagactgacattattatgagtaaataagtaattGATAATGTCTGAATTTGAAGGTGTATAATTTAAatttggactgtatccaacccgatttgcttgtatccaccccagcgcttagttcagggcctggtacgtagaaagcacttaataggtacccCGCTTATTaaaaatgtgtacataaatgctgtggggtcagGGAAAGGGCGAATCCCAACTGGTCATCTGCCGGTCGGTCTGCCCGGAGCCccgacctcctctctaaaatggagattgagactgtgagccccgtgtgggacagggactgtgtccagcctgatgaactcgtgtctaccttagtgctttgaacggtgtttggcaccatagtaagcgcttaacaagtatcagcgTTATCATCATGTCACCCCACGGGctgccccttccctttcttctcgaGCCCCAGACGACCGTGGAGGAAAGGTTGAAGAAACTGGGGTCCGCTGGCTAGTGGCAGCGGGCAAGCGGGTGGTCCCGAGGCGGGGAACGCCCCTCGTCCCCCTGCCCAGCTGTGTACGTGTTTGTGTGAGTGAGTGACCGATGACCCCTTCCTCCCACAGGCCAGGCCCCGGCCCACGGCGGCTTCGCCAACTTCGACGCCTTCGGCGGCTCCGGCGGTCCCCCGGCCTTCGGGGCCCCCCAGCTCGGGCACGCCCCTTTCCAGGCTCAGCCTGCGCCTGCAGgtagttctggctccccttcccccccaacccgccTCAGGctcggcctcccacccccacagagagctgggagggagcggaggatcagtcgatcagtcgatcgtatttactgagcacttagtgtgtgccgagcactgtacttggaagaggacaatacaacggtaaacagccacggtccctgcccacagcgagtttccgGTCTTGTGgggaccaggagagggcagagagctgtTTGGGTGGGAGAAGTTGGGGAAGCCGGGTAAGGTTTCaaagagggaggcggggaggagaagtCCCTGACACCCACAGTGGGCAAGTGAAGGGACCGCCAGATCTCTGTACGCAGGAGAAGCAGTTATTGcaaattctctctcttttcccctcctgctcctctctccccttttcctcccccctccctccctctcttccatctccccccGCCAACACCCCCTCTATTCCCACTTCCcgtcccccattccctccctccggcttccccgcccctccggccccgccccgccttgCCAGCCAGCCGGATCATCACGGGCAGCTACAGTTTTGGTAAGTTTTCCGTCCTGGTCCGTCCCGGCCCCCGCAAGCcagttccccccaccctccccactttcagaggcgGAGAGCTCCGGCCAAGGGGACGCCGGCGCCTCGAGCTGCCATTCCCCCGCCCCACAGAGGGAGCCTTGGTCGACAGGCTGCTGTTCAGTGACCTACAGGTCAGGGGAGGGTTTATTTTGGATTCAGTTCTACTGTCTCTGCCCAGTCAAGTACaagaacatacacacacactctctccctccctgtgtgTCTCTCCGCCTCTGTTTTTGTGTGTGCGCATCCAAGTTTATTCTCAGTAAACAGTGTGTGCACACCTGAGTTTATTCTGAGTGGACTGGGTGTGTTTGCACACCCCAATTTATTCTCAGTCAACAGACTGTGGGGTGGGCATGCACCCGAGTTTATTCTCAGTAAACTGTGTGTATGGGTGTGCCTCCAAGTTTATTCTGAATAAACGGTGAATTTGTTTGGGCACCCGAGGTAATTCTCAGTAAACCGTGTGTAGGTCTGCCCTCCTGAGTTTATTCTCAGTAAAGCGTGCGTGTGTTCTCACTCGAGGGTATTCGTAAACCAGGTTGGGGGGGTGTTCGGGTGATCAGGGTGGCTAGATTTTGCCCAGGAAGCTAACTaaggggtggaagggggaaggggcgggtttGGGATGCCTCCTGCTGAGGAGTCTGGTGTCGTCGTCGTGGATCTCGATGAGTTTCTAGAAATCCCAgcctccccggccctgccccttcacCGCCTCAGGGGTGAGAGGACGGTCCAGCCGACAACAAGAGTCCGCCCAAAGAGCCACCGCCCCAGCGGGCCACCAGATCACGTGGTCAGGGTTGCCGGTAGCCCCACGGGCTCACGGGCCCTGCATTTTCACACCAGTAACGGCGCGCAGGCATGCACGTCTAcacaccccatcctccccacccctgtgCTGGTGCTGCCTTTACCGAACTACACGGATAAATCGGGCACACTCTTCGGCATCAGTGAGCTGACTGAAGCGTTGGCTGGGGCTTCGATGCCTAGAAAAGTCTCCTAATAGTGTATGCACCCAACTTCATCCAGCCTCCCAGGCCTCTCTTTTCCAGCTCCCCTTCTAAAATgcaagctcctgctctttctcccccatccattccctgcccagggaccTGGCCAGGGGACTCCCCTGGGTTTGTCCAAACTGTCCCCCActgccctcccacctcctacACCTTTCGGCATCAGTGAGCAGGAGGTTTCTGACTGAAGCGTTGGCTGGGGCTTCGATGCCTAGAGTAATCTCCTAACAGCGTATGCGCCCAACTTCACTGGTAGCTGCTGCCCCCAGTTCTAAGGACCCTCTATCTCATCAGGATTCAGGTCAGGCCGGTGCTCCCTCATTagtatcgttatcatcatcatcatcactgtgtttgttgaacgctcactgtgtgtcaagcacggcCTAgacgctggagcggatacaaggtcatcaggttggacagagtccctgtcccacgtggggcgcacggtcgaAGCGGAAGGGAGCGATGAAATCTCCAATTCCAGTCGAAgaggactgaggtccagagaagagaagtgactcgcccaaggtcacccagcagatgaggcaGAGCGGaacctagaacccaggaccgggctcttgcccctgggccCCGCTGATCCTTCCCCGATGTGGCCACCGGGGGGCGCTCACTCTCCGCCTTGCCCTTCCGTGGCTCTGGgccataatattcattcattcattcattcattcaccgtattcattgagcgcttactgcgtgcaaagcactggactaaacgctcgggagagtagaacatACCACCaaagagacacgttcctgcccacgacgagctcacagtctggagcgtggcttagcgggaagagccctGGCTCGGGAGGCAGGGGccgcggggtctaatcccggctctgccgctcgtctgccgtgtggccttgggtgagtcacttcactcctctgggcctcagttccctcatcgggaaaatggggattaagaccgtgagccccacgtgggacaacctgataacctcgtatctacccctaatgctttgaacagtgcttggcacaaagtaactgcttaacaaataccaccttttttctttttttttttttttttaagaggattgagtgcttactttgggcagagcgctgtattaaatgctgggaaagtatCCAGGTGGGAAGAGCTGGCTCACAGACTGTGAAGTGCATggaagagcagtgtggtttagcggatGGAgcctgggtccgggagtcagaaggacttgggttttaatcctggttccaccacttgtctggtgtgtgaccttgggcaagtcacttcacttctctggctctcgaTTGTAAAAcggggggttaagaccatgagctccatttgagacgtggaccgtgtccgacctgattagccggggtctaccccagtgctaagtatggtgcccggtacataataataattatgatttttttaggcgcttactatgtgccaggcactgtactaatcgctggggtgggtacgagcaaatcaggttggacttgccccatgtggggctcacggcctcaatccccattttagagatgaggtaactgaagcacagagaagttcagtgacttgcctaaagtcacacaactgataaggggcggagccgggattagaacccatgacttctgactcccaagcctgtgctctagctactatgccatgttgcttctctatatagttagaacttaacaaatccccagctcagcccctcaTGCCTGCGGCCACCagctttccttcccccacccctttgaGACTCCCCCTGTTTGTGTATGCAGAGGCAGCCCCGCGATTAATGCCCCGACCCCACCGTGTGTAGGTCAGGTCCGGTGGCCCTAGCCAttatcctttcctcccccccccgcccccccaccccctccccgaccccgccaGTGGgcactgcccatccatctcctctgcCCACAGGCAGCAGCCAAGTGATGCCATTCggggcctctcccctcacccccgcgAGCCAGCCCAGCGGCCTCTCGGACATGGGCGCCATCCTGGGAAGCGGCAGGTGAGTGAGGGGTCGGGGGGTTGTCCCAAGAGTCAAGCGGCCCAGTTACTCTTCTCCCCGGCCCATCCCTTTCCccggccctctctctctccctgggtcCGTAGGTCGGGGGACAGCCTCTCCATCGCTGTCTCCCGGTCCGCCTTCGCGCCCCACTTTTTAGAATGGTCCTTCTCGCCGTGCCCGACCCTCGGTCCTGTCTCCGCTTCAAGTCCGGGgttggactccctccccctttccccccgcctttATGCCCCACGTAGCGGGAGCCTCCCGCAGCCCCCAGGCCTGTGGATCGGGGGTGACATCTCCCGCCGTCTGTCTCTCGCCAGTGTCTTCGGGGCGGTGGCCCACGTTCCCGCCTACCACGCCCCTGCTGCCCCCGGTGCCGGCGGGAGCGGCGGCCTGGCCTATGGGGGTGAGTCCGTCCGTCCCCCTGCCGGCACCCCCAGACTCGGTGTCTCAGCCCCGGGGAACGGGAGGTTCTGGGGCGCGCGGTGGAGAGGGGGCATTGAGGGGGAGAAGCTGGCAGGCCGGTTGGTAGGAGCTGGCCGAGGGTGGGGGAAGATTGGGTCCAAGCCACCCTCTTCCTATCAAGCAGcgcggcctgatggatagagcgcaggcctgggagtctgaaggagctgggttctcatcctggctgcgtgaccccgggcaagtcactgcacctctctgggcctcagttccctcgtcggtaaaatggggattaagagcgtgagccccacgtgcgtcagggaccgtgtctagcgTGATTCAAttgaatgtaccccagtactcaggacagtgcttggcatctagtaagtgcttaacaagtaccctcgtttattattattactattatcattgtcattagcTATGAAGGGGGAGCCGGAAGAGGTGCTGGTAGGTTTCTGTCCATCCTGGTATTAACCTCCTGTTCTCCCCGCCGTAGCCTTCACCAACCCGTTCACGGCTCCCGCGGCTCACCCACCTCTGCCATCCACCAACCCCTTCCAGCCCAACGGCCTCGTCTCAGGTAACGTCCCCCCCACTTTCCATCCACCCGGCCTGGACCCCTTCCTCGGGAGCCCGAGGAACAGGAGGAACGCGGTCCagcggggagccgggggcagagcagaggggttGAGGGCTGGGGGACGGGTGGCGGGAGGGGTGGATAGCACGGACCCGGACCGGGAGAGGAACCCCGGCCTCTGCCATAGGAAGGTGGGGGAAACATCCACCGGGCCCCCGCCGTCCCCTCCGCCCCGCaccggccccgggcctgggatgGCTCCAACCGGGCCTACCCCTTTACacatgctcttatccaccccccccccacactcagATGCCCGCACCCACACCTGGCAGGGCCGGGGGAGCCATTTGGACACGCATGCCCGCTTTCCTCTGCTG carries:
- the AGFG2 gene encoding arf-GAP domain and FG repeat-containing protein 2, with the protein product MMMATKKGPGPGGGGAGGKAEAEAASEVWCRRVRELGGSSQAGNRHCFECAQRGVTYVDITVGSFVCTACSGLLRGLNPPHRVKSISMTTFTEPEVLFLQSRGNEVCRKIWLGLFDARTSIVPDSRDPQKVKEFLQEKYEKKRWYVPPDQVKGPAGGKVAGTSVPGQSSTPEVQPLRTLLGDPVPALTVATSGQARLSQHRGAQPAPVSSAKKASTDLLADIGGDPFAAPPQPPAPPFAAFPAFGGQAPAHGGFANFDAFGGSGGPPAFGAPQLGHAPFQAQPAPAASRIITGSYSFGSSQVMPFGASPLTPASQPSGLSDMGAILGSGSVFGAVAHVPAYHAPAAPGAGGSGGLAYGAFTNPFTAPAAHPPLPSTNPFQPNGLVSGPSGFGLGTMAPGFPPAQPPGGFPVAFPASTMFSPQTQLSQQQQQLNGSSFGGLGAAKPGVKGPGQPTAISTNPFVTGTSPSPFASKPPTTNPFL